From the Pseudomonadales bacterium genome, one window contains:
- the flgM gene encoding flagellar biosynthesis anti-sigma factor FlgM yields the protein MVIDFKTQPPTPLPVPERPSGTAPAESRTDNRPAAEASGTAQSEAVRISDQGRSLQRLEQQLPAGEVREGKVAEIRRAIDEGRYQPNPEQTARKMLSFERMLDQ from the coding sequence ATGGTGATTGACTTCAAAACTCAGCCGCCCACACCGCTGCCCGTCCCGGAGCGCCCGAGTGGCACCGCCCCCGCCGAGTCGCGCACTGACAACAGGCCCGCCGCAGAGGCATCCGGCACGGCCCAGAGCGAAGCGGTGCGGATCAGCGATCAGGGCCGCTCGCTGCAGCGTCTGGAACAGCAGCTCCCGGCAGGCGAAGTGCGCGAAGGCAAGGTCGCGGAGATTCGTCGAGCCATCGATGAAGGCCGTTACCAACCGAATCCTGAGCAGACCGCCAGAAAGATGCTCAGCTTCGAACGGATGCTCGATCAATAA
- a CDS encoding flagellar protein FlgN yields the protein MLNREQTQQFAARLQQQCQLLDQLLDALEQERALIEHRDAEQLSALLPTKHQLLQQLDALHRDFQHWLSASGLPREPALIEQLIRSAPLLQESPALTIQWRTFKHKSRRCQHANSVNGQLIKQGHERTRRLINLLLGREEQTAVYDQAGMTLQQENSRRSLGSV from the coding sequence ATGCTGAATAGGGAACAGACACAGCAGTTCGCCGCACGGCTGCAGCAGCAGTGCCAACTGCTCGACCAGTTGCTCGACGCCCTTGAACAGGAGCGTGCGCTGATCGAGCACCGTGACGCAGAGCAGCTCTCAGCCCTGCTGCCGACCAAGCATCAGCTGTTGCAACAGCTCGATGCCCTGCATCGCGACTTCCAGCACTGGCTCAGCGCGTCCGGTCTGCCGCGCGAACCAGCCCTGATCGAGCAGCTCATCAGATCGGCTCCGCTGCTGCAGGAGAGCCCGGCCCTGACCATCCAGTGGCGCACCTTCAAACATAAAAGCAGACGCTGCCAACATGCCAACAGCGTCAACGGTCAACTGATCAAACAGGGGCATGAACGCACCCGGCGGCTCATCAACCTGCTCCTTGGCCGGGAAGAGCAGACCGCTGTCTATGACCAGGCTGGAATGACCCTGCAGCAGGAAAACAGCAGACGCTCTCTCGGCAGCGTCTGA
- a CDS encoding c-type cytochrome, translated as MSQRRRFTARSSMTLSTLCALTLLGAASMANAEAKQPPADYTQHCAACHGESGKGDGIMAEGMKKTPADLTQIAKKNGGTFPTERIKQVVSGTLDDRTIARVHGPKEMPVWGRYFYEDSSSSHAIAEARVGTLVEYLKTIQQK; from the coding sequence ATGTCCCAACGTCGACGCTTCACCGCTCGCTCTTCGATGACCCTCTCCACGCTCTGCGCGTTGACCCTGCTCGGCGCTGCGTCGATGGCGAACGCAGAAGCCAAGCAACCACCGGCCGACTACACGCAACACTGCGCCGCCTGCCACGGCGAGAGCGGCAAGGGCGATGGCATCATGGCCGAGGGCATGAAGAAAACCCCCGCCGATCTGACGCAGATCGCCAAGAAGAATGGCGGCACCTTCCCGACCGAGCGGATCAAGCAGGTCGTGAGCGGCACCCTGGATGACCGCACCATCGCCCGGGTGCATGGCCCCAAGGAGATGCCGGTCTGGGGTCGCTACTTCTATGAGGACTCCTCGTCGAGCCATGCCATTGCCGAAGCCAGAGTCGGCACCTTGGTCGAATATCTGAAGACGATCCAGCAGAAGTAA
- a CDS encoding Smr/MutS family protein — protein MRKNRTPPAPGETLATEERALFQQATADVIRTPAAGCAPIPSKTGQFRPRRSPSPPSDEDARQPAEAAPRPCSGEEPVLFQRPGIQPRQLLQLKRGKFRTEAVLDLHGLRQRQAEIELRAFIDQSWQEGLRTLLIIHGKGHGSASGTAVLKSWLVAELPRFPQLLAFCSALPRDGGTGALYLRLRQQPPTL, from the coding sequence ATGCGCAAGAACCGCACACCACCTGCTCCGGGCGAAACGCTTGCCACCGAGGAGCGCGCACTGTTCCAGCAGGCCACGGCTGATGTGATTCGCACTCCCGCTGCGGGCTGCGCCCCCATCCCCAGCAAAACCGGCCAATTCAGGCCACGTCGCTCTCCATCTCCACCATCCGACGAGGACGCCAGACAGCCCGCTGAAGCGGCGCCCCGACCCTGCAGCGGCGAAGAACCGGTGCTGTTTCAGCGTCCCGGCATCCAGCCGCGGCAACTGCTGCAACTGAAACGGGGCAAATTCCGCACCGAGGCCGTGCTCGACCTGCACGGTCTGCGGCAACGGCAGGCCGAAATCGAGTTGCGCGCGTTCATCGACCAGAGCTGGCAAGAGGGCCTGCGGACACTGCTGATCATCCATGGCAAGGGCCATGGCTCCGCCAGCGGCACTGCGGTGCTGAAGTCGTGGTTGGTCGCAGAGCTGCCAAGGTTTCCGCAACTGCTGGCCTTCTGCTCGGCACTGCCGCGTGATGGCGGCACCGGCGCACTCTATCTGCGGCTGCGCCAGCAGCCGCCAACCTTGTGA
- the folE gene encoding GTP cyclohydrolase I FolE, with product MKEAYQKLLESIGEDLNRDGLRDTPERAARAFAFLNRGYHQDIDQIINNAIFESESNEMVLVQDIELYSLCEHHLLPFIGKCHVAYIPSGKILGLSKFARIVDMYARRLQVQENLTRQIADTIQKVTQAQGVAVIIEAQHMCMMMRGVEKQNSRMKTSVMLGQFQSNPSTRSELLSLISS from the coding sequence ATGAAAGAGGCCTATCAGAAGCTGCTCGAGAGCATCGGCGAGGATCTCAACCGTGACGGACTGAGAGACACCCCCGAGCGCGCCGCCCGCGCCTTTGCCTTCCTCAACCGCGGCTACCACCAGGACATCGACCAGATCATCAACAACGCCATCTTTGAATCGGAAAGCAACGAGATGGTGCTGGTGCAGGACATCGAGCTCTACTCGCTCTGCGAACATCACCTGCTGCCGTTCATCGGCAAGTGCCATGTCGCCTACATCCCCAGCGGCAAGATTCTGGGCCTGTCGAAGTTTGCCCGCATCGTCGACATGTACGCCCGGCGGTTGCAGGTGCAGGAGAACCTGACCCGGCAGATCGCCGACACCATTCAGAAGGTCACCCAGGCCCAGGGGGTGGCCGTGATCATCGAGGCGCAACACATGTGCATGATGATGCGCGGCGTCGAGAAGCAGAATTCGCGGATGAAGACCTCGGTGATGCTCGGGCAGTTCCAGAGCAACCCCAGCACCCGCAGCGAACTGCTCTCCCTGATTTCGAGCTGA
- a CDS encoding alpha/beta hydrolase yields MQPFKQGKVTANGLEFTFLEQGEGPLVLCMHGFPDTARSFRHQLPALAQAGYRAVAPFMRGYAPTAAAANGNYQTAALGQDVLALIEALGAQQAVVIGHDWGSTAASAAALFAPEKVSKLITLALPYGGMGTALLNNWAQQKRSWYIFFFQTALADLAVPLEDFAFIERLWRDWSPGWDFPAEEMRALKQTLAQPGVLAAALGYYRCTMNPERHDPLLAPLQARIGREPIQVPTLNIHGALDGCIGAEFSQNIDALFPAGLTNRVIDDGGHFLHQEQPEQVNRLILDFLQGT; encoded by the coding sequence ATGCAACCATTCAAACAGGGCAAGGTCACTGCGAACGGCCTGGAGTTCACCTTTCTGGAGCAGGGCGAAGGGCCACTGGTGCTGTGCATGCACGGCTTCCCCGACACCGCACGCTCGTTCCGCCACCAGTTGCCGGCACTGGCGCAGGCCGGTTACCGTGCCGTCGCCCCCTTCATGCGCGGCTATGCGCCCACCGCAGCGGCTGCCAACGGCAACTACCAGACCGCGGCACTCGGGCAGGATGTGCTGGCGCTGATCGAGGCGCTCGGTGCGCAGCAGGCAGTCGTCATCGGCCACGACTGGGGCTCCACCGCCGCCAGCGCGGCAGCGCTGTTCGCGCCCGAGAAGGTCAGCAAGCTGATCACCCTCGCCCTGCCCTACGGCGGCATGGGCACCGCGCTACTGAACAACTGGGCACAGCAGAAGCGCTCCTGGTATATCTTCTTCTTTCAGACCGCCTTGGCCGACCTGGCCGTGCCACTGGAAGATTTCGCCTTCATCGAACGGCTGTGGCGCGACTGGTCACCCGGCTGGGATTTTCCGGCCGAAGAGATGCGCGCACTGAAACAGACCCTGGCCCAGCCCGGCGTACTGGCAGCGGCGCTCGGCTACTACCGCTGCACCATGAATCCCGAACGGCACGACCCGCTGCTGGCACCGCTGCAGGCGCGCATTGGCCGTGAACCGATCCAGGTGCCGACGCTGAACATCCATGGCGCGCTGGATGGCTGCATCGGTGCCGAGTTCAGCCAGAACATCGACGCCCTGTTCCCCGCCGGCCTGACCAACCGTGTCATCGACGATGGCGGCCACTTCCTGCATCAGGAGCAGCCCGAACAGGTCAACCGGCTGATTCTCGATTTTCTGCAAGGCACCTGA
- a CDS encoding acyl-CoA dehydrogenase family protein, producing the protein MTTPEPKAHQEFRREVAGWLERNRPAKPDFILPQSFMEVDTQQQFDYLRDWQRKVYEAGYLGMAWPKEYGGGGQPQILQDIATQEMTRANVPFMVNAIGLSWAGPTILHLGSEAHKKQFIKNILNAEEIWCQGFSEPDHGSDLGNAQCRAERDGDHFVVNGAKIWTSLGVYAKHMILLARSIPNTSSKYAGLSFFLCPMQTPGIEVIPIKKITGEYGFNQTVFTNARIHESTLVGEEGKGWLVAMAVLAFERGAAGGQAGGNMSTVFSTQDVIEMSRLIERDGRPALEDPLVQDKLLNFLIDQRSIALTSQRARIEKLLTPERPAATMMMGKLFGSEFMRRLAYFAVELQGGRANLYMGDPEAVQGGEWQRAAMNAYSATIGGGTSEVQHNILGERVLDLPK; encoded by the coding sequence ATGACCACACCCGAACCCAAAGCACATCAGGAGTTCCGCCGCGAGGTGGCCGGCTGGCTGGAGCGCAACCGCCCGGCCAAACCCGATTTCATCCTCCCTCAATCCTTCATGGAGGTCGACACTCAGCAGCAGTTCGACTACCTGCGCGACTGGCAGCGCAAGGTGTACGAGGCCGGCTACCTGGGCATGGCCTGGCCAAAGGAATACGGTGGCGGCGGTCAGCCACAGATCTTGCAGGACATCGCCACTCAGGAGATGACCCGCGCCAACGTCCCGTTCATGGTCAACGCCATCGGCCTGTCGTGGGCCGGCCCGACCATTCTGCACCTGGGCAGCGAGGCCCATAAAAAGCAGTTCATCAAAAACATTCTCAACGCCGAGGAGATCTGGTGTCAGGGTTTCTCGGAACCGGACCATGGTTCCGACCTCGGCAACGCCCAGTGCCGTGCCGAACGTGATGGCGACCACTTCGTCGTCAATGGCGCCAAGATCTGGACCAGCCTCGGGGTCTACGCCAAGCACATGATTCTGCTGGCGCGCTCGATTCCCAACACCAGCAGCAAGTATGCCGGCCTCAGCTTCTTTCTCTGCCCGATGCAGACGCCCGGCATCGAGGTGATCCCGATCAAAAAGATCACCGGCGAGTACGGCTTCAATCAGACCGTCTTCACCAATGCCCGCATCCATGAATCGACCTTGGTCGGCGAAGAAGGCAAGGGCTGGCTGGTGGCGATGGCGGTGCTGGCCTTCGAACGTGGCGCGGCCGGCGGTCAGGCCGGCGGCAACATGTCCACCGTCTTCTCCACCCAGGATGTGATCGAGATGAGCCGGCTGATCGAGCGTGACGGCCGCCCGGCACTGGAGGATCCGCTGGTCCAGGACAAGCTGCTCAACTTTCTGATCGATCAGCGCAGCATCGCGCTGACCAGCCAGCGCGCCAGGATCGAAAAGCTGCTGACGCCGGAGCGCCCGGCCGCGACCATGATGATGGGCAAGCTGTTCGGATCGGAGTTCATGCGCCGGCTCGCCTACTTCGCCGTCGAGCTGCAGGGCGGCCGTGCCAACCTCTACATGGGCGACCCCGAGGCGGTGCAGGGTGGCGAATGGCAGCGTGCCGCGATGAACGCCTACTCGGCCACCATCGGCGGCGGCACCAGCGAAGTGCAACACAACATTCTCGGCGAGCGGGTGCTCGACCTGCCGAAGTGA
- a CDS encoding acyl-CoA/acyl-ACP dehydrogenase — MIKMEGAIEFTEEQGMISDSAVSFFREQYPMATVRQLLDDERGYTTDGWRSIGELGWLGMMIPEEFGGAGLSAKELVSVVEPMGRHLVGTPFIATTLAGQLLLKAGSEAQKSRLLPKLASGAAIGSVALFEPHGAWEPDQLRATAQRSGNGFVLSGSKTFVLDAAVADLLIVACQLDGAPALFCLSGPQLQGRLRRETVIDETRRSHRLQLDGLEVGSDAQLTGGDALAALKWCHALGALLHTAESAGGANSALLLTVDYLKTRKQFGQLIGSYQALKHPTVDAMIAVEHSRSHLYYAASLFNGYDGGESEVAVRMAKVHSNESFYFASDRAIQFHGGMGFTHECNAGLHFRRAQWNKFSFGDTLHHRRHLRRLLMP; from the coding sequence ATGATCAAGATGGAAGGCGCGATCGAGTTCACCGAAGAGCAGGGGATGATCTCCGACTCCGCAGTCAGCTTTTTCCGCGAACAGTACCCGATGGCCACCGTGCGCCAACTGCTCGACGACGAGCGCGGTTACACCACCGATGGCTGGCGCAGCATCGGCGAGCTGGGCTGGCTCGGCATGATGATTCCCGAAGAGTTCGGCGGCGCCGGTCTCAGTGCCAAAGAGCTGGTATCGGTGGTCGAACCGATGGGCCGACACCTGGTCGGCACCCCCTTCATCGCCACCACGCTGGCCGGGCAGCTGCTGCTCAAGGCCGGCAGCGAGGCGCAAAAGAGCCGTCTGCTGCCGAAACTCGCCAGCGGCGCGGCCATCGGTTCGGTGGCCCTGTTCGAGCCCCACGGCGCATGGGAGCCCGACCAGTTGCGCGCCACCGCCCAGCGCAGCGGCAATGGTTTCGTGCTCAGCGGCAGCAAAACCTTCGTGCTCGATGCAGCCGTGGCCGATCTGCTGATCGTCGCCTGCCAACTCGACGGCGCCCCGGCGCTGTTCTGTCTCTCGGGCCCACAACTGCAAGGCCGCCTGCGGCGTGAAACCGTGATCGACGAGACCCGCCGCAGCCACCGGTTGCAGCTCGACGGCCTCGAAGTGGGAAGCGATGCACAACTGACCGGCGGCGATGCGCTGGCCGCACTGAAGTGGTGTCATGCACTGGGTGCGCTGCTGCACACCGCCGAGAGTGCCGGTGGCGCCAACAGCGCACTGCTGCTGACGGTCGACTACCTGAAGACCCGCAAACAGTTCGGCCAGCTGATCGGCAGCTATCAGGCGCTCAAGCACCCGACCGTCGATGCGATGATCGCGGTCGAGCACAGCCGCTCCCACCTCTACTACGCCGCTTCGCTCTTCAACGGCTATGACGGCGGCGAGTCGGAGGTGGCGGTGCGGATGGCCAAGGTCCACTCCAACGAGTCGTTCTACTTCGCCTCCGACCGGGCCATCCAGTTCCATGGTGGCATGGGCTTCACCCACGAATGCAACGCCGGACTCCACTTCCGCCGTGCCCAGTGGAACAAGTTCAGCTTCGGCGACACGCTGCATCACCGCCGCCATCTGCGACGGCTGCTGATGCCCTGA
- a CDS encoding formate/nitrite transporter family protein yields MSEIFGFDAFSPREIAQRIESVGVAKARLPLRSMWMLGMLAGAFIGLGALYYTLVAADASLGFAARQLLGGVTFSLGLLLVTVAGAELFTGNNLLVLAWADGRISAHELLRNWVVVCLANFVGAAALALLVFLSRHPEMNQGAIAEQTVKIAAAKTLLPPATAFFRGMLCNVLVCMAVWMAMAGRTIVDKAVAILFPISAFVAAGFEHSIANMYFIPLAMLIQHFGGGTATQTVITWGGFFHNLLPVLAGNIIGGSVLVGLVYHTIYPRPSDSA; encoded by the coding sequence ATGTCCGAGATCTTCGGCTTCGACGCCTTCTCGCCGCGGGAGATTGCCCAGCGCATCGAGAGCGTCGGCGTCGCCAAGGCCCGGCTGCCGCTGCGGTCGATGTGGATGCTCGGCATGCTGGCCGGGGCCTTCATCGGCCTCGGCGCGCTCTACTACACGCTGGTGGCCGCCGATGCCTCGCTCGGCTTTGCCGCCCGGCAACTGCTGGGTGGCGTCACCTTCTCGCTGGGGCTGCTGCTGGTGACGGTGGCCGGAGCCGAGCTGTTCACCGGCAACAACCTGCTGGTGCTGGCCTGGGCCGATGGCCGCATCAGTGCCCATGAACTGCTGCGCAACTGGGTGGTGGTCTGTCTGGCCAACTTCGTCGGCGCCGCTGCCCTTGCGCTGCTGGTCTTTCTGTCACGCCACCCGGAGATGAACCAGGGCGCCATCGCCGAGCAGACGGTGAAGATCGCCGCCGCCAAAACGCTGCTGCCGCCGGCAACCGCCTTCTTCAGGGGGATGCTCTGCAACGTGCTGGTCTGCATGGCGGTGTGGATGGCGATGGCCGGCCGCACCATCGTCGACAAGGCGGTGGCGATCCTGTTTCCGATCTCGGCCTTCGTCGCCGCCGGTTTCGAGCACAGCATCGCCAACATGTACTTCATTCCGCTGGCGATGCTGATCCAGCACTTCGGCGGCGGCACGGCGACCCAGACCGTCATCACCTGGGGCGGCTTCTTCCACAACCTGCTGCCGGTGCTGGCCGGCAACATCATCGGCGGCAGCGTGCTGGTCGGCCTGGTCTACCACACCATCTATCCGCGCCCGTCTGACTCCGCCTGA
- a CDS encoding cation-translocating P-type ATPase encodes MDEPLWHLLGVDEAAQRLDSDRLTGLTADEALRRRQLHGPNELSEAKRRGPLRIFLDQFADFMILVLLAAALVAGLIGDWHDSLVIVVIVLLNALLGFVQEYRAERAMAALRRLAAPQARVQRAGGLLSVPASELVPGDRVLLEAGNVVPADLRLTEVNQLRTDEAALTGESQPVDKQAAALSEAELPLGDRHNMAYRGTQVVHGRAAGLVVATGMATELGRIATLLQQQLALKTPLQQRLIRFGQRLALACILLCVLIFAMGVWRGEPPLLMFLTAVSLAVAAIPEALPAVITIALALGARSMVGQRVLIRRLPAVETLGSVSYICSDKTGTLTQNRMTLESLWLAGSWYGRDALTTAPAPLRDALLRAVALNNDARRDAAGGWVGDPTEVALHEAAETFGHGAAALTVSAPRIGEIPFDAERKRMTTLHQQGAALLACTKGAPESVLACCIGLQSEAGRVALDQQAVLAAAEAMAAQGLRVLAVACRDWDALPERLDSETVEQSLLLLGLVGLIDPPRPEAREAVQWCHRAGITPVMITGDHPATALAIARRLGIAGATDRAVTGPMLATLDPEQLGQLVTEVRVYARVAPEQKIDIVRALQARGAFVAMTGDGVNDAPALKRADIGVAMGQGGTEVACEAADMVLLDDNFASIVAAVREGRRIHDNIRRFVKYAVTTNSAEIWVLFLAQCFALPVPLLPIHILWINLLTDGLPGIALTREPAERDIMRRPPRPPNESLFAHGLWQHMLWAGLLMALLTLALQSWALHNDIAHWQSMVFTLLTLTQMAHVLAIRSERESLFTQGLASNLPLLGAVLLTLALQLAVLYLPPLQSIFRTAPLALDELLLCVGLAALLWVAVEIEKWLRRRGAMQRTATGG; translated from the coding sequence ATGGATGAGCCGCTCTGGCATCTGCTGGGTGTCGATGAGGCGGCGCAGCGCCTCGACAGCGATCGGCTGACCGGGCTGACGGCGGACGAGGCGCTGCGGCGACGGCAACTGCATGGTCCGAACGAGCTCAGCGAGGCGAAGCGGCGTGGGCCGTTGCGAATCTTTCTCGACCAATTCGCCGACTTCATGATCCTGGTGCTGCTGGCGGCGGCCCTGGTGGCCGGCCTGATCGGCGACTGGCATGACAGCCTGGTGATCGTCGTCATCGTGTTGCTGAATGCCCTGCTGGGGTTCGTTCAGGAGTACCGGGCCGAGCGGGCGATGGCCGCATTGCGGCGGCTGGCGGCGCCACAGGCGCGGGTGCAGCGCGCAGGAGGGCTGCTGAGCGTGCCGGCCAGCGAACTGGTGCCGGGTGATCGGGTGCTGCTCGAAGCGGGCAACGTGGTGCCGGCCGATCTGCGCCTCACCGAGGTGAACCAGTTGCGCACCGACGAGGCCGCGCTGACCGGGGAGTCGCAGCCGGTCGACAAGCAGGCGGCAGCGCTGAGCGAGGCCGAGTTGCCGCTCGGTGATCGCCACAACATGGCCTACCGGGGCACCCAGGTGGTGCATGGGCGGGCGGCGGGGCTGGTGGTGGCGACCGGCATGGCCACCGAGCTGGGCCGAATCGCCACGCTGTTGCAGCAGCAGCTTGCCCTCAAGACCCCCTTGCAGCAGCGGCTGATCCGGTTCGGTCAGCGGCTGGCGCTGGCCTGCATCCTCCTCTGTGTACTGATCTTTGCGATGGGGGTTTGGCGCGGTGAGCCGCCGCTGCTGATGTTTCTGACTGCGGTCAGCCTGGCGGTGGCGGCCATTCCCGAGGCGCTGCCGGCGGTGATCACCATCGCGCTGGCGCTCGGCGCGCGCAGCATGGTCGGGCAGCGCGTGCTGATCCGCCGGCTGCCCGCCGTCGAAACCCTGGGCTCGGTCAGCTACATCTGTTCCGACAAGACCGGCACCCTGACCCAGAACCGGATGACGCTGGAATCTCTCTGGCTGGCAGGTTCATGGTATGGCCGCGATGCGCTGACCACCGCGCCGGCGCCGCTGCGCGACGCCCTGCTGCGGGCCGTGGCACTCAACAACGATGCCCGTCGCGATGCAGCCGGCGGCTGGGTTGGCGACCCCACCGAGGTGGCACTCCATGAGGCGGCCGAGACTTTCGGCCATGGCGCAGCGGCGCTGACCGTCTCCGCACCGCGTATCGGCGAGATTCCCTTCGATGCCGAGCGCAAGCGGATGACCACACTGCACCAGCAAGGAGCGGCGCTGCTGGCCTGCACCAAGGGGGCGCCCGAAAGCGTGCTGGCCTGTTGCATTGGCCTGCAGAGCGAAGCGGGCAGGGTCGCACTCGATCAGCAGGCGGTGCTGGCGGCGGCCGAAGCGATGGCGGCGCAGGGGCTGCGGGTGCTGGCGGTGGCCTGTCGTGACTGGGACGCGCTGCCGGAGCGGCTCGACAGCGAAACGGTGGAGCAGTCGCTGCTTCTGCTGGGGCTGGTCGGTCTGATCGATCCACCGCGGCCCGAGGCCCGTGAGGCGGTGCAGTGGTGCCATCGCGCCGGCATCACGCCGGTGATGATCACCGGCGACCATCCGGCCACCGCGCTGGCGATCGCGCGGCGGCTCGGCATCGCCGGTGCGACCGACCGGGCAGTGACCGGACCGATGCTGGCCACACTCGATCCGGAGCAGCTTGGGCAACTGGTCACCGAGGTGCGGGTCTATGCGCGGGTGGCGCCGGAGCAGAAGATCGACATCGTCCGGGCGCTGCAGGCGCGCGGCGCCTTCGTCGCGATGACCGGCGATGGTGTCAATGATGCGCCGGCGCTGAAGCGGGCCGACATCGGGGTGGCGATGGGGCAGGGTGGCACCGAGGTGGCCTGCGAGGCGGCCGACATGGTGCTGCTCGATGACAACTTTGCTTCCATCGTGGCGGCCGTGCGTGAGGGGCGGCGCATCCACGACAACATCCGCCGCTTCGTCAAGTATGCGGTGACCACCAACTCGGCGGAGATCTGGGTGCTGTTTCTGGCGCAGTGTTTCGCACTGCCGGTGCCGCTGCTGCCGATCCACATCCTCTGGATCAACCTGCTGACCGATGGACTGCCCGGCATCGCCCTCACCCGGGAGCCGGCGGAGCGTGACATCATGCGGCGTCCGCCGCGTCCGCCGAACGAGAGCCTCTTTGCCCATGGCCTGTGGCAACACATGCTCTGGGCCGGATTGCTGATGGCGCTGCTGACCCTGGCGCTGCAATCCTGGGCGCTGCACAACGACATCGCCCACTGGCAGAGCATGGTGTTCACGCTGCTGACGCTGACGCAGATGGCCCATGTGCTGGCAATTCGCTCCGAGCGCGAGTCGCTGTTCACCCAGGGTCTTGCCAGCAACCTGCCGTTGCTGGGTGCGGTGCTGCTGACGCTGGCCCTGCAACTGGCGGTGCTCTACCTGCCGCCGCTGCAATCGATCTTCAGGACTGCGCCGCTGGCGCTCGATGAGCTGCTGCTCTGTGTCGGGCTGGCGGCGCTGCTCTGGGTGGCGGTGGAGATCGAGAAGTGGCTGCGCCGCCGTGGCGCGATGCAGCGGACGGCAACGGGCGGCTGA